GGCAAGCGCCTGTTTGCCCCCGAACCCGAAGACCAGTTATTCGAAGGCGACCAGATCTATGTCCTGACCGATGCGCGCGATGTCAGCCGCTGTTTCGAGGTGTTTGGCAAGACCCAGACGCGGCAGGAACGGGTTCTGGTGATCGGTGGCGGCAATGTGGGCCTGAGCGTTGCCAGCATGCTGGAATCGCAGCCGGAACGCGTGCGCGTCAAGGTGATAGAGCGTGACAGGGCGCGCGCCGAAAAGGCGGCGGATATGCTGGTGCGGTCTATCGTGCTGCATGGCGACGGGCTTGACGCCGAATTGCTGAACGAGGCCGGTATCTCCAAGACCGATGCGGTTCTGGTGCTGACTGATGATGACAAGACCAACCTGCTGGCGGCGGTGCGCGCGCAATCGCTGGGGGGTAAGATGTCCATCTCTTTGATCAATGATCCCAGTCTGGTGCCGCTGGCCGATGCCTTGGGGGTTGATGCCTATATCAACCCGCGCGCGCTTACGGTCAGTTCCATCCTGCGCCATGTCCGGCATGGGCGTGTGCGGTCAATCTATATGGTCGGCGACAGAGAGGCAGAGGTGATCGAGGCGCAGGTTCTGGGCACATCGCAGCTTGCCGACCGCGCGGTGCGCGACATTCCTTTTCCTGAAGGGGCGCTGCTGATCGGGGTGCTGCGCAAGGGCGAATTCATGAAACCCACGGGCAGCATGATCCTGCGCGAAGCCGATCTTGTTGTAATCTTTGCATTGTCGGAAGATGTGCCCAAAGTGGACGAATTGTTGCAAGTCGCGGTCGAATTTTTCTGATGTGATGAATAATAACTCAATATCAATTAGTTGGTGTTGATTGTTAAGGCAAATTTCACATCTGCAAGGGGGCGCATATGGCGCATGGTTCGCGTGGAACCGTGATTTTGTTGGTCTTGGTGGCCGTGACTGCCGTGGCAATGATCATTCCCGCGGCAGTCGGCTTTACCTTGCGCGAACATGAAAGTGCGCGTGCCTTCTTGTATTCGGCCGCCCTGTTGGGCAGCTTCACGGCGCTGATCTATCTGGCGAACAAATCGCGCAAGCCCAAAGACAGGCTGATTTCGCACCCGTTCTTCGTGTTGTCGGCGGCCTATGTCATTTTGCCGCTTCTTATGGCCATTCCCCTGACTGAAGCGGTCCCCGGACTTCGCTTTGCGGATGCGTGGTTTGAAATGCTGTCGGGCTTTACCACCACGGGGGCCACGGTGCTGGACGGTGTGCGGGACGGCGCGGTGCCGCGCAGCGTGCACCTGTGGCGCGGCATCACCGGCTGGCTGGGGGGGCTGTTCGTTCTGGTGTATGTGATTGCCATTCTGGCACCAATGAACATGGGCGGGTTCGAGGTGTTGGCCGTGCGCAATGAACGGCGCATGGCCGGACCCGCATTAAGCAAGCAGCTTATGATCGACTACAGCACCGGCGCGGCACCCGATGACACGCTTCAGCGTTTGCGCTTGCAGATCGGGCTGATTGCGCCGCTTTATGCCGGATTTACGCTTTTGCTGTGGGTCGCGCTGTCCATGGCCGGCAACCCGCCGCTTGTGGCGCTTATTCTTGCCATGTCGGCGCTGTCCACATCCGGCATCGTGCCGGGCGCAGGGTGGGAGGTTGCGCCGCTGACCGGGGTGACCGAGGCGCTGCTGGCTGTGTTCTTGTTGCTGGGCCTAAGCCGGACATTCTGGCTTGCTGGCGCGAGAGAGCATGGCGCGCGGCTGAACTTGCGGCAGATCGAAATTGCCTTTGCGGCGGTGTTGCTGGTGGGCTTATGTGCGCTGTTCGTCCTGACATACGCGTTTCACGGCGAGGGGGGGGGCGTGTCCACCTTCGCGCGCGAATTATGGAGTGTTGTCTTCAACGGGCTGTCATTCCTGACGACCACGGGGTTTATCAGCAGCGGCACAGATTTGCAGGACGGCTTCTTTGCGGGGCCTGCGGGCATTGTCCTTTTGGGGCTGGCCCTGATCGGGGGGGGCGTGGCGACAACCGCAGGCGGGCTTAAACTGATGCGGGTTTTCGCGTTGATGTGGCAGGCAAGGTATGAGTTGGAGCATCTGGTTCACCCCGCCGGTGTGGGGGGGCACGGGGCGCATATGCGCGGGTTGCGCACCGAAGGGGCGTTTTCGGCGTGGCTGTTCTTGCTGATCTTCATATTGGGGCTGGGTGTTGTCATGGCGGCCCTGACGATTTTGGGCACGACAATGGAAGATGCGCTGACCTATGCGGTGGCGGCCCTTACAACGACAGGCCCGCTTGTGCATATTGCAGGGTCGGTTTCGCTGACATGGTCCGAACTTGGGGATGCGCAAAGGGCGGTTCTGGGGGCGGGGATGGTGCTTGGCAGGTTGGAATTTCTGTTGCTGTTATCCGTGCTTTGGCCCAGATCGTAGCCTTTGTCCGTGTCTGAAAGCGCCGCAAAGCCGATGAAGTGAAAGAAAATTGCCTTAAATCCTGATTTGTCGCCCAACGGGTCTGGAAGTTTTCCATCTGGCGTTTCATACTGATGACATAGGGAGACGCGGCTCTCTGCGTAAAGCAACAAGCCCAAGACAAAAAGGCAGACGCATGGCCAATGATAAACAGAACTTGCAGGACGCATTTCTGAACCATGTTCGCAAGAACAAGGTTCCGGTGACGGTATTTCTGATTAACGGTGTCAAACTTCAGGGCGTTATTACCTGGTTTGATAATTTTTGTGTGCTTTTGCGTCGCGATGGCCAAAGCCAGCTTGTGTATAAGCACGCGATTTCAACGATCATGCCGGGCCAGCCCATTTCCCTATATGAAGGTGAAAGCTGATCGCACGCGCGCCGGTTGACGTTTCTGAACTTGGTGGCGAGGGGGGCACACGCCCGACCCGCGCTTATGTTTTGCATCCTGATATCAGGTCGGTCGATCGTGGCCGCCTTCCCGAACATGCGTTGTCCGAAGCGCAGGCGCTTGCGTATGCGCTGCCCGGTCTGGATGTTGTCGGCGCAGAGGTGGTGCGCTTGCCAAAGGCGCATCCCGGGCTGTTGTTCGGCACCGGCAAGGTTGAAGAGCTTGGCACCCGCATGGCCGATCTGGATGTGGATCTGGTGCTGATTGACGGGCCGGTCAGTCCGGTGCAACAGCGCAATCTGGAACGCGCATGGGAGGTCAAGCTGCTTGACCGCACCGGCCTTATCCTTGAAATTTTCGCGGACCGCGCGCGCACCCGCGAAGGGGTGTTGCAAGTGGAACTGGCGGCGCTCAGCTACCAGCGCACGCGTCTGGTGCGGGCATGGACCCACCTTGAACGGCAGCGGGGCGGGCTTGGTTTCGTGGGCGGTCCGGGGGAAACCCAGATCGAGGCTGACCGCCGCGCCATTGATGAGCAGATGGTGCGCCTGCGCCGCCAGCTGTCAAAAGTGGCCAAAACCCGCGACCTGCACCGTGCCGCGCGCCGCAAAGTGCCCTTTCCGGTGGTCGCGCTGGTGGGGTATACCAATGCAGGCAAATCCACATTGTTCAACCGCCTGACCGGTGCAGATGTGCTGGCAAAGGACATGCTTTTTGCCACGCTGGACCCGACCATGCGCGCGGTCACCTTGCCCACGGGCAAGCAGGTGATCCTGTCGGACACGGTGGGTTTCATCTCGGACCTGCCGACGCAGCTTGTTGCAGCCTTCCGCGCGACACTTGAAGAAGTGCTGGAAGCAGACCTGATCGTGCATGTGCGTGATATCGCGCATTCGGAAACCGAATCGCAGGCGCAGAATGTGCGGTCAATTCTGGCGGATCTGGGCGTGCGCAAGGAAACGCCACTGGTCGAGTTGTGGAACAAGTCTGATCTTCTGGATGCCGAATCTGCCGAAGCCGTCACCAATCGTGCGGCCCGTGTCGAAGGCGTTTTTCTTGCGTCTTCGGTGACCGGGCAGGGGCTGGACGGGTTTTTTGATGCAATTACCCTTATTCTGGATGATGTGCGCCATCTTGAAACGCTGACCCTTGGATTTGAACAAGGGCGCGCGCGGGCGTGGTTGTTTCAACAAGGTGTTGTCGAGCACGAAGTGCAGACGGATGAGGGAACCAAACTTCAGGTGTTCTGGACAGATCGCCAGAAGCGCAATTTCCGCGATTTGCGGCACGGGACGCAGGGTTAGCAAAAGTTGTTGAATTTCAGCAATTTACAACCTAAAGATGTATTCTGGCTGTAGGATTAGGAGCGCGTTTACCAATTGTGGCAACTTCGCCATATTTGGTTAATTATCCGTCAAGATTCATCGCGCTTTTGCCATCTTTGCACCCAAGCCTGACCATAGTTAACAGCGATACATGCATCATGAAGTGTTGCAAGGTGTCGCCATGAGTTTCCATCGTCAGATCATCGCAGAGAAAAAGATACCGGCTGCGCCTGAAACAGGGGCGGCAGCGCATGGTCAGAACCTGGCCATGGTTGGACCGGATGATACGCGTTTTGACACTGTATTTGCACTGATCCGCCAAACCACAGGCGCGACACATGTTTGCGCGCAATTCAATGGCGATGCCCCGCTGCCGGTGCCTGTCGGCCTGAATTGCCTTGAAGCGCCATTGATGCAGCAGTCGCAACGCATTGGCACGCTGCGTGCGTTCGCCAGCAGTTTCGCACCGAACGCCGAAGCCCTTTTGTCCAGTTTCGCAGCATTGGTCGTGGATCATGCCGCCCTGTGGCTTGAAGCCCACCGCGATGCGCTGACCGGCGCAATGACACGCCGTGCCTTCGCGGATGATTTGACGCGCGCACTATCGGAAAACCGCCGCGATGGCACAGAATACAGCCTGATCATGTTCGATCTTGATAACTTCAAGGCGATCAATGACAGTTTCGGCCATGCCGCAGGCGATGCGGTGCTGCGCACTGTCGGGGCCGCTGTGCAATCCGAACTGCGCCTTGAAGACCGTTTCGGGCGTCTGGGCGGCGAAGAATTCGGCGTGCTGGTCGCGGCTGATGCAGATACAGCGCTGGACATTGCAGAACGCGTGCGCGTTGCAATCGAACAAGCCGTTGCGCCTGAATGTCCTGATGTCCGTTTTACCGCCAGCATGGGCGTTGCAGAATGCGATATTGACTGTGACACTGTTGATACCCTGATGGCGCAGGCCGATGCGCGCCTGTATGCGGCCAAAGCATCCGGTCGCAATGCGGTGCGCGGGACAAAAGCGCTGACGCGCAAGCGCCATATCAACTGAAACCTGCCCTGCGACAAGGCAGTGGCGCGGCCGCAGTTTACCAATCCTGATCACAAATATGGCAGTTCATGGCATTCTGTCGCCCGAACCCGGCCAGGTAACGCTCTTATAGCGGCAATGTGGCAGGAAAATTCAACGATTTCCAATTTGGGGCTTTGATTGCCTGCTGCTAATCCATAAATGGAATATGTAGACACGCGCTGTCATGCTGTTAGCATGACCGGAGGGAGAAAATCATGCTCAATAATATTGGCCCGGCGGGCTTTATCATCATCGCAGTCGTCGTTCTTGTCCTGTTCGGACGCGGCAAGGTCAGCGCCCTGATGGGCGAGGTCGGCAAAGGGATCACATCCTTCAAGAAGGGTCTGAACGATGGCTCCGAGGAGCTGGAGAACAAAAACGGCGAGGCGTCCAGCACACCCCGTGACGTGACGCCGGAAACCGAACACGAAAAAGACAAAGCCTGATCCACGCAGGCGCAGCGGCGCAATCATGCGCCCTGTGGGGCGCGCAATGCCTATGCAAATAGGCGTGCAGGGGGTGTTCAATGCTGGATATAGGCTGGACTGAACTGTTGGTGATTGGCGTTGTCGCGCTTATCGTTGTCGGTCCGAAAGACTTGCCAAAGATGTTTCGGACCCTTGGCCAGTTTACCGCCAAGGCCCGCAATATGGCGCGCGAATTTCAACGCGCAATGGATGAAGCCGCAGATGAAAGCGGCGTCAAGGATGTTGCGCGCGATCTGCGCGGGATGACCGACCCGAAGAAAATGGGTATGGATGAGCTGGACAAGCTTAGGAACTGGGACCCGATGAAGCCCGATGCTCCCTCCAAGGGCAAGAAAACCGGTCCTGCCGCAGATACCAGCA
Above is a window of Roseinatronobacter sp. S2 DNA encoding:
- the hfq gene encoding RNA chaperone Hfq, with product MANDKQNLQDAFLNHVRKNKVPVTVFLINGVKLQGVITWFDNFCVLLRRDGQSQLVYKHAISTIMPGQPISLYEGES
- a CDS encoding GGDEF domain-containing protein, with the protein product MSFHRQIIAEKKIPAAPETGAAAHGQNLAMVGPDDTRFDTVFALIRQTTGATHVCAQFNGDAPLPVPVGLNCLEAPLMQQSQRIGTLRAFASSFAPNAEALLSSFAALVVDHAALWLEAHRDALTGAMTRRAFADDLTRALSENRRDGTEYSLIMFDLDNFKAINDSFGHAAGDAVLRTVGAAVQSELRLEDRFGRLGGEEFGVLVAADADTALDIAERVRVAIEQAVAPECPDVRFTASMGVAECDIDCDTVDTLMAQADARLYAAKASGRNAVRGTKALTRKRHIN
- the tatB gene encoding Sec-independent protein translocase protein TatB, producing the protein MLDIGWTELLVIGVVALIVVGPKDLPKMFRTLGQFTAKARNMAREFQRAMDEAADESGVKDVARDLRGMTDPKKMGMDELDKLRNWDPMKPDAPSKGKKTGPAADTSNADASNDEDEAELDEIAAEMEQVRQDRAPKADAGRGRTAKASKASAPPDTPDVAPKDDTASKA
- the hflX gene encoding GTPase HflX, with the protein product MHPDIRSVDRGRLPEHALSEAQALAYALPGLDVVGAEVVRLPKAHPGLLFGTGKVEELGTRMADLDVDLVLIDGPVSPVQQRNLERAWEVKLLDRTGLILEIFADRARTREGVLQVELAALSYQRTRLVRAWTHLERQRGGLGFVGGPGETQIEADRRAIDEQMVRLRRQLSKVAKTRDLHRAARRKVPFPVVALVGYTNAGKSTLFNRLTGADVLAKDMLFATLDPTMRAVTLPTGKQVILSDTVGFISDLPTQLVAAFRATLEEVLEADLIVHVRDIAHSETESQAQNVRSILADLGVRKETPLVELWNKSDLLDAESAEAVTNRAARVEGVFLASSVTGQGLDGFFDAITLILDDVRHLETLTLGFEQGRARAWLFQQGVVEHEVQTDEGTKLQVFWTDRQKRNFRDLRHGTQG
- the trkA gene encoding Trk system potassium transporter TrkA, giving the protein MKVIVCGAGQVGWQIARHLSRENNDVTIVDNNPALVQRATDTLDVQGVLGFASHPEVLDKAGAADADMVIAATYSDEVNMVTCQVAHSVFGVTRKIARLRQQTYLERQYAGLFRREHMPIDVIISPEREVSLAALKRVAYPGAFDVHEYFDGKALLMGMTLHVECSVLNTPLRQLSDLFPTLRVMVAGVRRGKRLFAPEPEDQLFEGDQIYVLTDARDVSRCFEVFGKTQTRQERVLVIGGGNVGLSVASMLESQPERVRVKVIERDRARAEKAADMLVRSIVLHGDGLDAELLNEAGISKTDAVLVLTDDDKTNLLAAVRAQSLGGKMSISLINDPSLVPLADALGVDAYINPRALTVSSILRHVRHGRVRSIYMVGDREAEVIEAQVLGTSQLADRAVRDIPFPEGALLIGVLRKGEFMKPTGSMILREADLVVIFALSEDVPKVDELLQVAVEFF
- a CDS encoding potassium transporter TrkG, producing MAHGSRGTVILLVLVAVTAVAMIIPAAVGFTLREHESARAFLYSAALLGSFTALIYLANKSRKPKDRLISHPFFVLSAAYVILPLLMAIPLTEAVPGLRFADAWFEMLSGFTTTGATVLDGVRDGAVPRSVHLWRGITGWLGGLFVLVYVIAILAPMNMGGFEVLAVRNERRMAGPALSKQLMIDYSTGAAPDDTLQRLRLQIGLIAPLYAGFTLLLWVALSMAGNPPLVALILAMSALSTSGIVPGAGWEVAPLTGVTEALLAVFLLLGLSRTFWLAGAREHGARLNLRQIEIAFAAVLLVGLCALFVLTYAFHGEGGGVSTFARELWSVVFNGLSFLTTTGFISSGTDLQDGFFAGPAGIVLLGLALIGGGVATTAGGLKLMRVFALMWQARYELEHLVHPAGVGGHGAHMRGLRTEGAFSAWLFLLIFILGLGVVMAALTILGTTMEDALTYAVAALTTTGPLVHIAGSVSLTWSELGDAQRAVLGAGMVLGRLEFLLLLSVLWPRS
- a CDS encoding twin-arginine translocase TatA/TatE family subunit, whose translation is MLNNIGPAGFIIIAVVVLVLFGRGKVSALMGEVGKGITSFKKGLNDGSEELENKNGEASSTPRDVTPETEHEKDKA